TTGCGCGCCAGCGCGCACAGAACGTTGAGCTGGGTCGTATTGTCGTTGACCACCACGGCCGTCGCCTTGTTCTTGTTTTCGCTCATGGCGTTACCTCTCTGGAACTGAACCACGGATGAACACGGATGGACACAGATAATGAAAGGCGCGGCCCCATCCGTGTTCATCCGTGGTTCTCATGGCGCCATTCCTTTCTGTGTCCATCCGTTGTCCGTGGTTCCACTTCAAGTCTCCATTTTTCGGGCCAATTCCGGATACAGCTTCTTTATGCACTCCGGGCAAATCCCGTGGCTGAACTTGGCCTCGCTGTGGTTGCGGACATAGACCTCGACCTGCTGCCAGAACCCGGTGTCGTCGCGAATCTTCTTGCAGCTCGCGCAGATGGGCACAATGCCGCGCAGGGTCTTGATCTCGGCCAGCGCCCGTTGCAGTTCCCCGATCTTCCCGGCCAGGGCGTCCTGCGCCTCCACCAGGCGGCGGCCCACCTCGACGCGGGCGCGCAGCTCGCCCACGTCGAAGGGCTTGGCCAGGTAGTCGTTGGCCCCGGCGTCCAGCCCGGCGACGATCTCCGCCTTGTCCGTCTTGGTGGTGAGCATGAGGATGTAGGGCGGCCGGTCGCTTTCCACGGCGCGGATCCGGCGCAGGACTTCCAGCCCGTCCATCTCCGGCATCATCCAGTCGAGGATGACCAGCCGGGGCGCGTCCGGTTGCTGGAGCGCTTCCCAGGCTTCGAGGCCGTTGACGGTCTCCACCGGCTCGTGCCCGGCTTTCCTCAGCACCGCCGCCAGCATGCCGCGGCTGGTCAAATCGTCTTCGGCGATCAGGATGCGCATGGGGAACCCCCTGGATCAGTATTCATTCTGACGCCTGACTTCTGAATACAGGCTTTCAACTCTGCAAACGAGATTGCCAGTTCACCCATCCGCGCGTTCATGCGCTCCAGGTCTCCTGCCTTGCCCGCCTGCTCCAGTTCGAAGGCCAGCGCCCGCAGGGCCTCGCCGCCGATGCTGCCGGCCGCGCCCTTGATGGTGTGGGCCTGCCGCTCGGCCCCGGCCGCGTCACCGGCCTCCAGATAGCCCCGCAGGACCTCGATCTGCCGGGGTATATCCTCCAGGAACCCTCGAAGAGTCGTTTCGGCCAGCGCCTCGTCGCCCATCAGCCGCTCCAGCATCCCCGCCCGGTCCCAGACGGCAATCTTTTTGCCGCGAGACCTGTCCACATCCATCTTCTTCTCCCCCCCATCTTCGTCCCGATCCTCGTCTATCCCATCTTCCCGATTCGACGACGATCGAGACAACGATCGGGACGAAGATTTCTTCACTTGGCCATTGGATATTCCGTGTTGGCTATTGGATATTGATTCCTCCCCATCCTTCATCCATCCGCCTTCATCCTTTCTTGCCGGCAGCCATTTCGCCAGCATGTCCGCCAGCGCCTTGGGCGAGACCGGCTTGGCGATATAGTCGTCCATCCCCGCCTCGATGCACTTCTCCCGGTCGCCCTGCATGGCATGCGCCGTCATGGCGATGATGGGAAGGCGGCGCCCTTCATGCTGACTTCTGGCTTCTGACTTCTGACTCCTGATTCTTCTCGCCGTCTCCCGCCCGTCCATCACAGGCATCTGGATATCCATCAGAACCAGGTCGTAGCGTTGTTTCTCCAACGCGGCGATGGCCTCGACGCCGGTGCCGACCGTATCGGTTCGCACGCCCAGTTTCTTCAGGATGCCCTCGGCGACCAGCCGGTTAACCTCGTTGTCCTCGGCCAGGAGGATGCGCGGCGCATCGGAATGGACGGGCGCGGA
The Lentisphaerota bacterium genome window above contains:
- a CDS encoding response regulator transcription factor is translated as MRILIAEDDLTSRGMLAAVLRKAGHEPVETVNGLEAWEALQQPDAPRLVILDWMMPEMDGLEVLRRIRAVESDRPPYILMLTTKTDKAEIVAGLDAGANDYLAKPFDVGELRARVEVGRRLVEAQDALAGKIGELQRALAEIKTLRGIVPICASCKKIRDDTGFWQQVEVYVRNHSEAKFSHGICPECIKKLYPELARKMET